Proteins encoded together in one Rossellomorea sp. y25 window:
- a CDS encoding DUF3900 domain-containing protein, which translates to MDFTIQNLSFYLIQVEGKGEEADKRHKHFQTLTGAEYEESPLKNFLDGELTKIVKRKVDRHSKSESAPTKIGRFVVEPGHELTSNPNYNLFHRTRFAENKEDFREACDQIVQMYIEASAIRGGAFLVATAKLTKFFDDPFVFIMKCDFEPKVATITDEATLIHNVEMAITTKNMKSIQYPYMPEEGMMDSAEIKIHQASHARYFEDFLKWVEYEKSMPEIVKSQVYGMVKEHISETYAEESDERVEFEEAVEEWAISPKRELQERFTTEQVVEATSQIVEQSPEVELKVKLDHVSVKALLSDFGDSIHLAKVNGRYVLMIESESVMFEKGFSPLEFLKPDELHEVIQRIQEKE; encoded by the coding sequence ATGGATTTTACTATTCAAAACCTTTCCTTTTACTTAATACAGGTAGAGGGCAAAGGGGAAGAAGCCGATAAACGACATAAGCATTTTCAAACATTAACCGGAGCCGAATATGAGGAGAGCCCGTTAAAAAATTTTTTAGATGGGGAACTAACCAAGATTGTAAAACGGAAGGTAGATCGACATTCAAAGTCTGAATCTGCTCCAACCAAAATTGGACGCTTTGTAGTGGAACCGGGTCATGAACTGACTTCCAATCCAAATTATAATTTATTTCACCGCACCCGGTTTGCAGAAAACAAAGAGGACTTTCGAGAAGCCTGTGATCAAATCGTTCAAATGTACATAGAAGCAAGTGCTATCCGCGGTGGTGCTTTCCTCGTTGCCACAGCCAAGCTGACGAAATTCTTCGACGATCCTTTTGTGTTCATCATGAAATGTGATTTTGAACCAAAGGTTGCCACCATAACCGATGAAGCGACTCTGATTCACAATGTCGAAATGGCGATTACGACGAAAAACATGAAATCCATCCAATACCCCTATATGCCTGAGGAAGGCATGATGGACTCTGCCGAAATCAAAATCCATCAAGCATCACACGCCAGATACTTTGAAGATTTCTTAAAATGGGTGGAATATGAAAAGTCAATGCCGGAAATCGTGAAATCCCAAGTGTACGGGATGGTGAAGGAACATATTTCCGAAACGTATGCTGAAGAAAGCGACGAACGGGTTGAATTTGAAGAAGCGGTGGAAGAATGGGCAATCAGTCCAAAGCGTGAGCTTCAGGAAAGGTTCACAACTGAACAAGTGGTAGAAGCCACCTCCCAAATCGTCGAGCAGTCACCAGAAGTCGAACTGAAGGTGAAACTTGATCATGTCTCTGTTAAAGCTCTTCTTTCCGACTTTGGTGATAGCATTCATCTGGCGAAAGTGAACGGTCGATATGTACTGATGATCGAAAGCGAGTCCGTCATGTTTGAAAAAGGCTTCTCACCTCTTGAATTTTTAAAGCCGGATGAGTTGCATGAAGTGATTCAGCGAATACAAGAAAAAGAATAA
- the metG gene encoding methionine--tRNA ligase, giving the protein MVQEEEKVMTIFIGGAWPYANGSLHLGHIAALLPGDIIARYYRLKGEDVLYVSGSDCNGTPIGIRARQEGTSIEEVANRYHNEFLECFHALGFSYDEYTRTDHSHHHEEVRSIFTTLYQRGWLYEKEVEQTYCEHDHQFLPDRFVEGVCPVCGSRARGDQCDQCSTVLDPTDLMDKTCKLCGHEPVLKTTKHLYFSLSKLQEPLQQLLMDNGTGWRDNALQLTERYLKEGLHDRPVTRDLENGVQVPIQGFQDKKIYVWIEAVSGYLSASKKWAREHQREWRDFWQEETTSYYVHGKDNIPFHSIIWPAILIGIGERNLPDYIVSNEYLTLEKKKISTSGNWAVWVKDLLNEYHPDSIRYFLTINAPEKRDADFSWREFIYSHNSELLGALGNLVQRTLKFYGKEFGHNVSLSSVPNVVKDKIEETFYSVGQSIEDGNTRQGIEIAFEFIRWSNKRFDELKPWNVLKEDREKGRKILEEFLYLLCNLRNLIQPFLPFTSSKLTGQLGLSGQSVWAPVGLPIEIAIEATTPLFNRIDLDQIEIERKQLKEKAQ; this is encoded by the coding sequence ATTGTTCAGGAGGAGGAAAAGGTCATGACTATATTTATTGGTGGCGCTTGGCCATACGCGAATGGGTCGTTACATTTAGGTCACATCGCAGCCCTATTGCCAGGGGACATAATTGCACGGTATTACCGACTAAAAGGAGAGGATGTTCTCTACGTGTCAGGAAGTGACTGTAATGGGACCCCCATTGGTATTAGGGCCAGACAGGAAGGAACAAGTATTGAAGAGGTCGCGAATCGATATCACAACGAATTCCTGGAGTGTTTCCACGCCTTAGGTTTTAGCTATGATGAGTATACAAGAACTGATCACTCACATCATCATGAAGAAGTTCGAAGCATCTTTACCACCCTTTATCAACGGGGCTGGCTTTATGAAAAAGAAGTGGAGCAAACGTATTGTGAGCATGATCATCAATTTCTGCCTGATCGGTTTGTGGAAGGAGTCTGTCCCGTTTGTGGTTCGAGGGCAAGAGGTGATCAGTGTGATCAATGCTCGACGGTTTTAGACCCTACTGATTTAATGGATAAAACCTGCAAGCTCTGTGGTCATGAACCGGTGCTGAAAACGACAAAGCATTTATATTTCTCCCTTTCTAAATTGCAGGAGCCTCTTCAACAATTACTGATGGATAACGGCACAGGGTGGAGAGATAATGCCCTTCAGCTCACAGAACGCTATTTAAAGGAAGGCTTGCATGACCGGCCGGTGACAAGGGATTTAGAGAATGGTGTGCAAGTCCCGATTCAAGGTTTTCAAGATAAGAAAATATATGTTTGGATAGAAGCAGTGAGTGGCTACTTGAGTGCTTCAAAAAAGTGGGCGAGGGAGCATCAGCGTGAGTGGAGGGACTTTTGGCAGGAGGAAACCACGTCCTATTATGTTCATGGAAAAGATAATATCCCTTTTCATAGTATTATCTGGCCGGCCATTCTTATAGGAATTGGCGAAAGGAATCTACCTGACTATATTGTTTCAAATGAATACTTGACGCTTGAGAAAAAGAAAATTTCAACGAGTGGGAATTGGGCTGTTTGGGTGAAGGATCTCCTAAACGAGTATCATCCAGATTCCATTCGGTATTTTCTCACCATTAATGCACCGGAAAAGAGAGATGCAGATTTCTCCTGGAGAGAATTCATTTATAGTCATAACAGTGAACTGCTGGGAGCTCTGGGGAATCTGGTTCAACGCACGTTAAAATTTTATGGGAAAGAATTTGGTCATAACGTTTCGCTTTCTAGTGTACCTAATGTTGTTAAGGATAAAATAGAAGAAACATTTTATTCTGTTGGCCAATCGATTGAGGACGGTAACACTCGACAGGGAATTGAAATAGCATTCGAATTCATTCGATGGTCGAATAAGCGTTTTGATGAATTGAAACCGTGGAATGTATTAAAAGAGGATAGGGAAAAAGGAAGAAAGATATTAGAGGAATTCCTGTACCTATTATGTAATTTAAGGAATCTCATTCAACCGTTCCTCCCCTTCACTTCTTCAAAATTAACTGGTCAACTGGGGTTGAGCGGGCAATCCGTATGGGCGCCGGTAGGTTTGCCGATAGAAATCGCCATTGAAGCGACAACACCATTGTTTAACCGAATTGACCTTGATCAAATTGAGATAGAACGGAAACAATTGAAAGAAAAAGCACAGTGA
- a CDS encoding GNAT family N-acetyltransferase: MLTSKQLQDIKSLQIVCEKHEEIKLKLNWDMLKNRTNSLDDFLLYKEEQLIGFLGLYGFGETYELCGMIHPDYRKQQLFRELFQEAIQSLRSRSVQKLLLNSPGSSASGKEFIEKIKASYDFTEYEMKWNNKTLSLNNTDLQLRNASEKDLETIIDLDEKCFHVVRSDAESYTKRLLEESGEGNLMIVYNGATVGKIRIQRVDNRSFIYGFAIHPSHQGKGIGRNALSQVVMQESQWTSDIYLDVAATNRNALKLYESSGFQTFYNQDYYQFSL, from the coding sequence ATGCTTACTTCAAAACAGCTTCAAGACATTAAAAGCCTGCAGATCGTCTGCGAAAAGCACGAAGAGATAAAATTAAAACTGAACTGGGATATGCTTAAAAACCGAACAAACAGCCTGGATGATTTTCTTCTTTACAAAGAGGAGCAACTGATTGGGTTTTTAGGGTTGTACGGCTTTGGAGAAACATATGAATTATGTGGGATGATTCACCCGGATTACCGTAAACAACAACTATTTAGAGAACTATTCCAGGAAGCCATCCAATCACTAAGGTCACGGTCTGTTCAAAAACTCTTACTGAATTCTCCCGGTTCTTCGGCATCTGGGAAGGAATTTATTGAAAAAATAAAAGCCTCTTATGATTTTACAGAATATGAAATGAAGTGGAATAATAAAACCTTGTCCTTAAACAACACTGATCTTCAATTACGGAATGCTTCTGAAAAGGATTTAGAAACAATCATTGACCTTGATGAAAAATGCTTTCATGTTGTAAGGTCTGATGCTGAATCCTATACCAAGAGATTGCTTGAAGAATCAGGGGAAGGCAATTTAATGATTGTCTATAATGGAGCAACCGTAGGGAAGATTAGAATCCAACGAGTGGACAATCGAAGCTTTATTTATGGATTTGCTATCCATCCCTCCCATCAGGGAAAAGGCATCGGTAGAAATGCCCTGTCTCAAGTCGTGATGCAGGAATCCCAGTGGACCAGCGATATTTACCTGGATGTAGCTGCTACAAACAGGAATGCACTTAAGCTTTATGAATCAAGTGGTTTTCAAACCTTCTATAATCAGGATTACTACCAGTTTTCTTTATAA
- a CDS encoding metallophosphoesterase family protein → MKIIVVSDTHMPKKRRGLPEILKEDLRKNDLIIHAGDFQTFDVYKEFMEYGELIAVVGNVDNADLQALLPQKRIIQKQGLKIGVVHGDGKGKTTEKRALEAFESDEVDLIVFGHSHIPYSRYMKGRLLFNPGSPTDKRKLPYFSHGVLTIEDTWKIEHKFYR, encoded by the coding sequence ATGAAGATTATAGTTGTGTCCGATACCCACATGCCTAAAAAAAGGAGAGGGCTTCCGGAAATTCTGAAGGAAGATCTCAGGAAAAATGATTTAATCATCCATGCCGGAGACTTTCAAACATTCGATGTTTATAAAGAGTTTATGGAGTACGGAGAACTGATTGCCGTTGTCGGAAATGTCGACAATGCAGATCTTCAGGCTCTTCTTCCCCAAAAAAGAATCATCCAGAAACAAGGACTGAAAATCGGCGTGGTGCACGGAGACGGGAAGGGGAAAACTACGGAGAAAAGAGCTCTTGAAGCGTTCGAATCTGATGAGGTAGACTTGATCGTCTTTGGTCATTCACATATCCCATACTCCCGCTATATGAAAGGGAGACTGTTGTTTAATCCTGGTTCTCCCACGGATAAACGAAAACTTCCTTACTTCTCCCATGGTGTTTTGACCATTGAAGATACGTGGAAAATAGAACATAAATTTTACCGCTAA